The sequence TGGCACAGCGGAGGCATAAGTATAAAGACTACACATCAGGGAAGGCTATTATATTGCATATTACCAATTCAGAATTCAGACACAGCAATTTCCTCAAACATTGCAAGTTATTAGAAAGATAAATCAGATTATTGCTCCTAGTGAGCAATGTCATAGGCACAATATCAGGTGCACAATCTTATCAATTTCCAAATCTGAGACAGCCCCTCTAAGTTGCAAATATATCAGTTGTAATCAGAGAAAGCAACTATATCACCATTTCATGATATCAAAGTCAGTGCATGCTTATATCATTTGAAGTCAGACATAGCATTATATTATCAATACCAAACACTAAGTGATTATACTactagcaaacttcaaaattgttaaaTCAGAGAAAGCAAGATTTACTCTATCAATTGCAGATTGGAGTGTAGCAGAATTTATCATTGCATAAGCCCCATCATCAAATTAGAGAAAGccatcaagataagttctatcctCCGAACTATTCTAAGaattttaagttaaatattataatgaaatgtcttcagatttgataaaattatatttataaatgtattaCAATTCTCACCTTAAGTTGGAATCATTGTCTCAGGACTAAATTAAGGCAAAACCCAAAGGGGGACATTACACCTCATGAACTATTCAATATAAGCCTATAAGTTATAACAACTGATCCTTctgtttcaaattttgaaattcttTAAACAGCTTTTGTTGATAATCTGAGGGCAAAAATCAAGCTCTCAAATATTTTAGCATCTTAGGCCAAAGCTTTAttttttccttgtcttcttcttgaAATCTGCACATTCTCCCACCACAGGACTCATGAGACTTCAACTTGGATGCACCAATTTTCACCCTTtttggatcatcctcatcaatatcctccATTTCAAATTACTTCTCTAATTCTTGCACCCAATCTAGAAACGCATATGGGTTGAGCTCACCTTTAAATTCAGAAAATATCCACTTTTATCTTAGAATTTTGGCTTTTTAAGGCTTCAATAAGCCTCTCCATTGGATCTAAGGCATTGGCAACATTCATACGAAGGCCAGCATTCCTCCTGCCCCTTCCTCCCCAATTCACATGGACTCCCTTCTGGGCCATTATtgattgctctgataccaaaattgaTGCACAGAGTACTTCAAGACTCCTCTGCCCTTGTCTCTCAATCAGGCTGCACAATAATTCATAGACACAAAACCTAGAAATAAACTGTGCCTCTGAAAAAAAAACAGTCCATGATACTTTGTCCATCACAAGGCAAATACTAGCAAAACTAAAATACAATAGAAACTCGGatttgaagaagaaacaagaaataTCAGAAATACTGGgtcacatccttcatcttcaacaaAAAATGTTTATACAGCTAACACACCAGAATAGAGATTTTTTCCACACAAAACAAAGAAACTTTCCTCCTGAACAAAAAACATCTCCCCTCCTTAAAAAGAGAGGACAAACCAAAAATAGCATCTATCCAGAATGGACAATTACAACCCACAAAAAGGCACGAGACAGTGGGCCCAACAATTGATTGTCGGTTACATTAGTATGGATGCAAGAACAAAGGAAGTGATTGTATAGTATTCTTGTTTCAAGATGATACAAACTTGGCCTCTTTTCAGATGGAATTTTTTACTTGAAACTCGAaagcaaagaaacgggactcggctcggactcggcaaggccgaatcGGACTTGGACTCGGGACTCGGAGTCAAACTCGGCTTCAAACTCggttggactcgggaaagtgaaaaactcaagaaatttagagatttttaaagatttaaaactcgtttcaggcaccctttactgaatacaccttaaagacacaataacatcatcaaactcggctcatttgattacatacacaagtatacatcaatcacataagcataaacgcaaattgtagctgaaggaaataacaaacatagatatataaatattgtcaaatgtatacaatattacaaaactcatggaataaaaaatccatgtcatcatatgatcatcatcaaatgtttcatacaaataccaaaggtaaatacaactacaagcctatggctcagaggagcctgcacggcagcaccctccggccccggccacctgtgaaggcgtctaaggtaggtcctggatgattcgacagccatagccactccccgtgacaccatgccatgctcaccaacatcaggaacatccgtgtcactatcggCCTCTAAAGCTCctatctgtgctcgtgctctccgctcctcctctgccatggctacagtctcaacctctatatctacctggtcgatccaatcaatgtcagactcggaggttaaattttccctacttctattgacacagtttccccccatatttttcgacggggatttgggggcagcgcccccaaggtggggtcaaggggcagcgccccttgcatgCTTCCTGTCGcgataaaggcgtcgggtgttatttttctattggttgacatgttgtaaccctaatttttctcattctcaggcggaggttgtagtgaacaaagacgagaccattcatttttaaaaatcttttgaaaatgtttttttttgtcattttacttaaCCCAAGCagtagccgagtttggggctcaggactcgccgagtttggcgagtttgagccaaactcgccaactcggcgagtctagcGAGTGTGCTCACCAAACTCGaatgagtccgagtccgagtcctaGAGACTCGACGAGCATGACTCAGACTCGGACTCGCCAAGTTTAGGCAATTCATGGCGATTCCCGTTTCTTTGCTCGAAAGGGTTTTCCTCCATGTAAATGTTGTGTTGTGTAAATCTCTTATGCTTGCTAATTTCTTTGCTGTTGACTTACATTTCCTAAATCTCCATTGGTATCATATAGGATAAATTTCAGATTTCCAGATTGTAGTTGTTTAACTTAATTTCTAATCAAAGGGACAAGATGGGCAAAAAGCAAAAGTTGTCCACTAGGAGCAACATCTACTATGGCATACTATAATGGCATTGGAAAATTCCTAAAGGGCCTCATGGTTACCTACTCCAAGGCACACCTTGCAATCTTCAATGAGCTTACTGTTCATATGTTTTGTGGGGACTTGATTTGCCATGCTTAGAGGTGTAGGGGGGCTTTCCATGGAATCTAATTCTCTTCACCAGATTCTTGTTGGCAAAGAACTTAGGAGGCAATAGGTGACTAAAGCAATAGAGTTCAAGTTGAGGGGGTTGTTGAGTGGGGAGATGATGTTTCTTCTAGTATGAGGGAGTTTGTTGATATCCTCCATTCATGTGTTTACCATGTCTTTTGGGATCCTTCCAAGATGGTATTTTCAGTTAGTCAACATACAATGGTTTTTTTTGTTATCTTGTAGATTCTTGAGGTCACTATGGTAATTTTGCTTTATATATATTATTCTAATGCTTTTATTACTTTTTGGACGAGGGCCCCAATCAATTTATCACAGAAAAAAAGGAGGGAATTGTTTACATATATCAGGTAAGGTGCAGTACCAATCCTAAGTAGAAATCATTTAAGCACCTAGCCCATAGAGAGCTCTCAGTAACTGAATATCAGATGAAACATAGAACACCTTGCTTTTATTTTTTCTAGAGTGAAATCAGCCTAAATTTTTAAATTGTAATGGTGACCAACGTGATGAATGTCCAATTGCAGCCCATACATATAATAATGAGTATGTCAAATGATATAATGCACAAGTGTTATTTTATGAACGGGAATCATCAGTATCCTCCCTTCTTAAATGGATTTGAGACAGATCTCCATTTTGATTGAAGATTTAACTGAGTTTCTATCACATTCTCTGGAATGTTGAAAAACCTTAATGCATTTCCTCATGTTGAAAATCTCTAATGCACTCCTCATGTATTGTCTATTATATTAAAGTTAACAGTGTCAAGGACCCTTCTGGTCATATATGAATGGTAATCAGATTTCTTTCTTTATCTACTGTTTACCTTGCTATATCTCGCAGAATCTTATAGAAATCCTCCCAAAATCTGAAGATGAATTTTCTTGCCAAAACAATGGAAAATGCCActtttcaaacaaaaaataaaggaTTAAAAGTGTCTCCACACAGTATTCCTCTTTGCACGTTTCTACCAGAGCATCCCAATCTCAATTGAGGTAGAGTGGATAAGTTTCATATCAGTATTAAGGCTTTTCCTTGTCCAAGTTAAGGTCACATAGCACACACATATTAATAGATTTTTCTCTACATACAGGATTTATCAGTCATGGACATTCAAGGGGGTTCTAGGATAGAAAACCCAAGTTACTCCTAGAATTATCCAGCCTGATACCATCAGCCCTGGAAATTCCCCTATAAACATTATCAGATCGTCTTTTGGGCCTTTGACCCTTTTGAAGCAATAGATGGCAATGTTGAAGCTGTAAAGCTTTTGATGAAAAACTGTGTAACAAATTTCACATCTGTGTAGAAAACTCTGCTTCACAGGTTTTCTCTAAATGCTTTACAACTTCCCGATATGGACTGTAAAAGCCTAATTCTCCTAACATGACAATGTTGTTGGTTCTTTGGGTCTGCACATTACTAAACACATGTGATGCTACTGGCCTCCTGTCGTGATATCCTACTTTCACCTTTATTAGATACATGCTTCCTTTACTGGCCTCATATCACAATCTCCTACTTTCACCTGCATCTGCTACATGCTTCCTTGACTAGCCTCCTGTTTCAATCTCCTACTTTCACCTACACCAGCTACATGCTTCCTGGACTGGCCTTCTGCAACAATTCCCTACTTTTTCATTCATCGGCTCCATGCTTCCTTGAGGGGACCAAACCCTAACAGGATTATTAGACTATTAGTACTTAGCTTTTATGATTCAGATTTAACTGTTTTAGGCTTACCCCATAGTtatgtttatatttatttgatGTACAAAgattattttttcattatttagttaaCTTTACCACAGTATTTCTCCACTAATGTATCCTTCAAGTCATGATCTACTTTTATGGACattaacataatttctttctttctttgtatgAACAAATATAGGacagaaacaaaaagaaaatgtgttAACAAGCAACTTATCCTGATCTCAGAAGATTAAAATATCAATTCTCTGCTATGAAGCCAATTGAATTGGCCAAAATGATAGCACATAATCTTATTGCCAAAAAGTCGATACACAAACACTAAGTGAGAGACTACATCCATTTGTTTTGCATCTCCAAAGGCATGGCTAGCTTGTACAAAGAAACTTTAAGCTAAAAATGCTGGCACATACAAAATAAGGCCTATATGATTTGTATTTGATATTACTTCTTTCTGTTATGTATCTCATAAAGCCAAATGCAAAGCAAGTGATGAATAAAAATGTATTATTACAAGAATAATAGATAGAAAACTTCTGGCAAATTGTGTTCACCTGATATAGTGTAAGCCGTGCTGAAAGCGTAGTTGCTTCTGCCTGAAGTGTTCGCACTTTTTGCTCTAATTCTGATATATATATTGTCTTTCGTTCCTTTGATCGAGCTGCTGATTGCCGATTTGCCAGAATCCTACAATAAGGAAACATATTATTTCAACATTAAATTACCATATGCATGTAACATAACCATAAAAAAAAGAAAAGCAGATACCATCATCTCCCTCAACCTATAGGGCACATAAAGGCATGACAAACATGTAGCGAGCATGAATGACTACAGCAAATAAAATGCAATGGACAAAAGTTTAATAAGGTGACAAAAATTATTGATCTGTATAACAAGACAAAATATATTATGTTTATCAGGTAAAAAAGAAACATAAAACACAACAAATGACAACTACAAACAGCATAAAAAACATTTTATTGCTATTATACAAATCTTCATCAGAAAAGCTTCAATACAGCTTCACTACCAGCAACAAATAAGGAAGAGTTGGCATGAAAATGTGTCGTCATTTATAATTACGGACTCAGAGTCACATTTCTTAATACCATAGGCATAGAGTTTAATTCACTCACAAGCTCAATAGCTTCAACAACTCTGACGAGATCTTTGAAAACTAGTAACAGAATTTAACATTGCATGCAGCGGGAACATGTATCCCAACTCCATATAGGCAACGTGTTTGGAAGCTCTAGCTGCTAAGCAGTGCTAAAACATGCAGAACCCATGGAGTCATTTCAAATGCCCACAACAGGCACCCAAGCCACAGTTGGATTCTAATTTCAAACCACGCTATACAATTTCCAACTGTAAGACAAACAGGATAGCCTTCAGATTAATTATCAGCCTAAAATCTGAGTTAGACTCAATAAAATGGAACTTCAAAATACAGAAGGGCGGATATGGTTTCCTTCCTTGATGGTTAATACGCTATAAGGGCAGATGTAGATTATTCTTTGAACAAAGAAAAGGCTTGAAAGCTATTGTTGGTACATGTTATCTCTATCAGATGCTTGCAATCAGGATAAAAAGGAGAAATGACTTGGGTAGCTTAAGCTCATAATACTTTTAGGCTTCAACCTGAATACTTGAAGCAACAGGACAGATACAGATGTTTCTAAACTTTAGACATAAGAATATTCAGACAAAATGTCAATCTGATAGACATTTTTCATATACTGGAGTAACAGATATACATTCTAAAACATTCAAAGTGTGAGAAAAGCTTCTGGAAGTAAAATGCATAAGAAATAAGATAAGAAACATTAGACCTCTTCGCTCTCTTAGGATCTGCGACTGCCAGTTCTGCAAGCTTTTCAGGAGTCATTGCTTTCTTTAACTCTGGCATTTCTGAAAGTAGTTGATCAGACAGCGATGACGTTGCTCCATCCATGGAATAGCTGTGTCGATGCCGAGATCGGCCATGGTCTGGAGAAACTTCAATTACCCCATACCCATCTGCAATTCCAAAAATAGCCTTATCCTTTGATCCCCACATTGCATTGTCTTCTACAGACACGCTTCTCGAATGATTTGAAACTCCGGTACCATTTATCTTCATATCTCCTCCTTCTACCAAACAATTATTTTCATGTTTCTCCACATTCATATACATGGGCAACAAATTTTCACCCATTTCATCAGAGAGGGTAGGCGTTTCAGTTCCAGTTAACCTAACATCAATATTATAAGGTAGACGAAATGCCAATTCTGACTGAGCTCTTCTGTGGGTGCCTCTTCGAGGAGGATTTTCGGGCATTTTGTTAACATCCATACTGAAATTGTTGGTCGGTACATTCATTTTGACAGCCTCTTGGCCAAATATAATACCAGGATAGTCCCTGAATATGATTCACTTATTAAGATCGATTTCCCTTTCAATATCAATGTATTAATTTGTGATGAATAGCTTACAACTTGTCTTAAACTGCAGCTGCATTAATTATATTACTCCACAATTTTGGGGCTCAACTTGGTACATAAATCATCAACCAAAAGCTCCACAAATTGCACCAGTTCCATCTCTTTAACCTTCCACTCGAGAAAAAAATTGCTGCAAGTTCACCATTCCAAACCTTAATGAAAATCAATCGATCCAACCATAACCACATGAAGCAAATTTTAAAACCTATAAAACCCACAGAAATTTCAGAATGCGCAATCTAAATTAGCATCGACGCATCTAGCCAAAGAGCCCGTATGCTGGCATCTTTGAACACATTAAGTAAACTACAAAATACAATCAGCCAAAAAGACGACTAGAATTTTCAGCCATAATATATATCAATAGATCTATCCGTGTATACACACACAGTAAAACTCGATGGAAAACCCTTAAAACCTCTGAGACCAACATAAAACAATAACATGAAACAACAATACATGAATACATACAGTACATGTCGATTAGGCTCAAACAGCTGAGATGATTTCACAATGCTCATGAAACCCACGAAAATTCAATATCAAGCACAATCAATGCCAATAGATACACCTACGAGTGAATGCCTATAGAAACACCCAAATCTCATTGACATAACTAGATGAGCTACAGTCTACAATGAATCCAGTAAAATTCTACAAGCTAATGGTAAATGAGGAGGATAGAATGCTTCGGACCTGTAAATTGCTCCGAAGCTTACGACCGTTGTGTTTTATACGTGTGCAAGTGGTGTACCCAACAGAAGCAACAGTGTCTTACATTGCTTCTGTCGGCTTGCATAACAAGCTAAACTACAGAGAAAAAGAATAACAACCACATGTATTGGCTTTAATTGGAGCTttatgagaaacttgacaaagaagGAAGGAATGTAGGCAATGAATGAATATACATGAAAATGTAAGAGATGAAAAGAAGATGAATCCGGAGCCAAAAACAGAAGAATTGGAATTAATGGGAATGGCAAGCGAGTGATTAATAGTGGAAGGTATTAGGTGAAGCTTGAAAACTGATAGGCATATAAAATAAATGCATGCAAAAACTAGAGAGGAGAAAACCCATCCTTGAATTATGAGGGATTCGATAATATCGACTTCGTATGATATATAAAGTCCGATGGATGAATCAGATGCAGGCCATCATTCTTTTTATGTTCTCATCAAGCTGAATGAGATCACACAAAATGTCACGTGACAAGGCTTAGAAGATATTGGGAATTGTCGTTGGAGAATTGTATAGCAAGAAAGATGCCTCCTATTGGTCAGAAGACCCTTAAATTATGGGTATGTCACAGGaagtttcaattttttaattaGTATAATGtaccattttttaaaataatttaagtaataTTATATAGGGTTTTTTAAATTGTTAATATGTGAGGAGGTGAAGATTGTtgaagttttgttttgtttttgtttgttttttctatttaaaagatattgaaaattttagaaataaaattgCATAATGAAAAAGTGTTTTATTGGTGAGAAGAGGATAATCATTTTCATGGAGTTATGTATATTTTGTAATTCTTTTAATTAGTATAATGtacaatttgaaaaaaataataagcaatattacacaaaatttTAAAGTTGttataagtaaaaaaaaaaaaaaaagagtgaagaGGATTGTTGAATGAtatatattttatcttttattgtatattttattttttaattttagttaaTCAATTATTCATGCACACTCatattcaaattttaattaattacgcatacacatatatgtgtgtatatacacatattacaCATATATAccttataaatatatatgtgtaatgtgtgtatacacacatacacatatagacATTTGCATATCAATGTGTATCTACACATATATTTGTGATGTAGCTATATTATTctgtcttttttattttttaaatgtaataattagtttaaatatttaaaatgtatttatttaaaagaCTTAGAAGATATTGagaattatagaaataaatttgcataaaaagaaagatGTCATCTATTATAGAAGTAAATTTGCATAATAAGAAAGATGTCTTTCATGGTTGTTTTATCTTTATTATTTGGATTTTGGGGATTTTTTTGGAATTGATGTGGAGGCAGCAAATTCACTTTGTAATCAATtgctattttaatatatttttgttttaagtTAAAAAGAAATATTTGTTCCATTGGTAAGAAGACCCATAAATTATGGATATATATCACAACAAGTTTCCATGTAATTGTTTGTACTTAGTATATAAGACTTAGAAGATATATAAGACTTAGAAGATATTAGATTTTGTAGAAGTAAATTTGCATGATAAGAAATATGCATTCCATGGGTGAGAGGACTTGCAAATTATGACTATAACATATCAATTTTTCATGTAAAATATGTGGACGGATATCTTTTAGTTAACTTTGATGATTTATGTTTTATGTTAGAGTTGATGGTTTATGATTTAAGATAAAAACTAAAAATCATTTATATTTTATCATGTAAATATAGTTTAAATTAATattgaattaaaaatatatttataaattgatATAAAGCATTTTAAAAGTAAAGATCATTTAAATATTTACTTAAATACAAAGGTTTGAAATTGGATTATGTAGCATTTCAAGCATCTAAATTACATTAGATAATCTTTAATTTTTAAAGATTTATTAAAGTTAtttatagaaatatttttaatatctTTCTTCTAGctaacatgtcaaaaaattattccttatttatgtgtttttttttctattttgcattatttatatattgtattttttattttcaattttaaagtattTTTTTTAGAAAGACCGTACTCGTTAAAATTAAAatgaacataataaacattttatttacaaATTAGTTTAAAGTCAAATTATATGAAGAGaaaaaaatgttatattaaaattggtttgcaaattaatttattaattttctaatGAAATACTACATCTAAGTAATGGGTAATATAATCCAACTTTCAATGCCTACATGTTTAGATACCCTAAATAAAAGCTTGTCAGTAGTAAATACAAACTGCAATAGTGAAAAATCAATAGAGAATAAATGATTAAAATCATGAGGGTTCTTAAGAAAAATTTCAAGTGAAAGAGGAAAAAAAGAATGCAAAGAAGACAATGAAGCGTGCAATGGGAGAAGTAAATTGTAGATTTGGCAAAAACAGAGGAGAAAAGTAAACCACAAATTTGATAAAATGCATGTTTGGGCATTTTAACAAGACAAAAATAAGCGCCTTAATGTTAATCATTAGGATTGATTTAAAAGCTTGGAGACTTAACCAGTATTCCGATTTAATTTTTCATTAACATTgtcaaaactttattatggatttcAAAAGATCCTTAAAGTTGTCAAAACTTTAT is a genomic window of Cryptomeria japonica chromosome 7, Sugi_1.0, whole genome shotgun sequence containing:
- the LOC131076408 gene encoding transcription factor RF2b, which encodes MNVPTNNFSMDVNKMPENPPRRGTHRRAQSELAFRLPYNIDVRLTGTETPTLSDEMGENLLPMYMNVEKHENNCLVEGGDMKINGTGVSNHSRSVSVEDNAMWGSKDKAIFGIADGYGVIEVSPDHGRSRHRHSYSMDGATSSLSDQLLSEMPELKKAMTPEKLAELAVADPKRAKRILANRQSAARSKERKTIYISELEQKVRTLQAEATTLSARLTLYQRDTSELSTENSELKLRLQAMEQHAQLRDALNEALKDEVQRLKMATGQFVPSISNPFNGDVQQVPLDQLVFSFPRQAHNLTAQQFQQLKLSRSMFNNEQNLGQFQPCSDFLQNGSSGITHGLSGTQGGYFVKGPSVAISHTGTRPV